One Syntrophorhabdaceae bacterium genomic window, TTTTTCTGGACGAGCCTTGCCGATGCAAGGCCTGCTGCCTCCAGGAAGGCAAAGGTCGCAAAAAAACCCCAGGCGGCAGGATTAAAATCTGACCGGGAACCATACAAGGCATACATCGTCATGGAGACCAGTACCGGGAAGATCCTGGAAGGGGAAAACGTCCACCAGAAACGTCCCCCCGCGAGTATCACGAAGCTGATGGTCGCTTACATTGTCATGGAGAAACTCGCAAAGGGGAATGTCAAATTAACAGATATGGTCACCACATCGAAGGAGGCCGCGAAGATAGGCGGGAGTCAGGTCTATCTTAAGGAGGGCGAGACCTTTTCTTTAGAGGATATGATGAAGGCCATGATGGTTGCCTCGGCAAATGATGCTGCCTATGCCATCGCTGAATTTATCGCGGGCAGCAAGGAAGAGTTCGTTGCCATGATGAATGAAAAGGCAAAGGCACTTAACCTTGTCGACACGGAATTCCATTCTGTACATGGATTGCCACCGTCAAAAGATGGGAAAGAGGATATCACCTCCTGCAGCGACCTTGCAATCCTCGCCCGGGAACTCCTGAAATACCCTAGGCTCCTCGAATGGACGGCAATCAAAACAGATCCTTTCAGGGACGGCAAGTTTACCCTGACGAATACGAACAAGCTCCTTATGAAATTTTCAGGTACCGATGGATTGAAGACGGGCTATTACCGTGAAGCGGGATTCAGCATCGTGGCAACGGCAAAACGCGGTGACTTGCGGTTTATTGCCGTAGTCATGGGAAGTCCCGCAGGAAAGATACGGGACAATATTGCCGCGGAAAAGTTGAAAAAGGCATTTGCTCAGTATAAAATGTTGAACATTGTCAAGAAGGGCGAACTGGTCGACAAGGATATCATACTTGCGGACGGTAAGTACCGGAAGATGAAAGGGGTAACGGACCGGGATTTTTTCTACCCCATCCCTGTTAGCAAGAAGGCCAACGTAAAAAAGGAGATCGTTCTCCCCGATAAGGTAAAAGGTGAGATCAGGGAGGGACAGAAGCTTGGTGAAATGGTTATTAAACTGGATAATGATACTATCGGAAAGGTCGACATCATCTCACCGGTATTTGTACCAAAGGCAAACCTCTTTACGAGGCTCATAAGAGTACTGGGACTTAATATATGATGATGCAGGGCATAGAAAAACAATTTTCCATGTTGAAGGACAAAGAGATCATAGTAGGCATAACGGGTGGTATAGCTGCCTACAAGACTGCCGAACTGGTAAGACAGCTCACGAAAAAAGGGGCGAATGTGCACGTTGTGATGACGAAAAACGCTATGGAATTTGTCACGCCGCTTACATTTCAAACCATATCAGGCAACCCCGTGATCCATGAGATGTTTGAACTTTTTGCCGGTTCCAAGATCGGGCATATCGCCCTCTCCGATATAGCGGATCAGCTTGTTATAGTGCCGGCTACTGCGAATATGATAGGGAAGGTAGCGAACGGCATCGCCGATGATTTTCTCTCCACCATGGTGATGGCGACGACAGTCCCTGTGTTTTTTGTCCCTTCGATGAACACGAAGATGTGGAGCAGCAAGATAGTGGAGGAGAATATTCAGAAACTGAAGGACGCCGGTTATGAACTTATGGAACCGGCCAGCGGCGACCTTGCCTGCGGCACTGAAGGTAAGGGAAGGCTGCCTACCATAGAAGAGATACTCGAAAAGATGGAGGATATTTTTACCGGGAAAGATCTGGCGGGGGAAAGGATACTCGTAACAGCAGGCCCGACCATGGAATATATTGATCCCGTACGCTGCATTACGAACAGGTCCTCGGGAAAGATGGGGTATGCCGTAGCGAAAATGGCGAAGCGAAGAGGCGCCGATGTTGTGCTCATCACCGGTCCAACTTCCATCCAGTTTCCGAGAAGTGATATCGATATTGTCCATATTACAACCGCATTGGAGATGCGGGACGCCGTTATGGAACATTACAGAAGCGCCGGCGTTATTGTCATGACTGCGGCGGTTGCCGACTTCAGGTGCAGGGAAGA contains:
- a CDS encoding D-alanyl-D-alanine carboxypeptidase; this translates as MAVKKWIIIGLLLFFWTSLADARPAASRKAKVAKKPQAAGLKSDREPYKAYIVMETSTGKILEGENVHQKRPPASITKLMVAYIVMEKLAKGNVKLTDMVTTSKEAAKIGGSQVYLKEGETFSLEDMMKAMMVASANDAAYAIAEFIAGSKEEFVAMMNEKAKALNLVDTEFHSVHGLPPSKDGKEDITSCSDLAILARELLKYPRLLEWTAIKTDPFRDGKFTLTNTNKLLMKFSGTDGLKTGYYREAGFSIVATAKRGDLRFIAVVMGSPAGKIRDNIAAEKLKKAFAQYKMLNIVKKGELVDKDIILADGKYRKMKGVTDRDFFYPIPVSKKANVKKEIVLPDKVKGEIREGQKLGEMVIKLDNDTIGKVDIISPVFVPKANLFTRLIRVLGLNI
- the coaBC gene encoding bifunctional phosphopantothenoylcysteine decarboxylase/phosphopantothenate--cysteine ligase CoaBC translates to MMMQGIEKQFSMLKDKEIIVGITGGIAAYKTAELVRQLTKKGANVHVVMTKNAMEFVTPLTFQTISGNPVIHEMFELFAGSKIGHIALSDIADQLVIVPATANMIGKVANGIADDFLSTMVMATTVPVFFVPSMNTKMWSSKIVEENIQKLKDAGYELMEPASGDLACGTEGKGRLPTIEEILEKMEDIFTGKDLAGERILVTAGPTMEYIDPVRCITNRSSGKMGYAVAKMAKRRGADVVLITGPTSIQFPRSDIDIVHITTALEMRDAVMEHYRSAGVIVMTAAVADFRCREENCQKIKKKGDSKYMVLELEKNPDIIGELGKVKEERIVVGFAAETENLFDNAKEKLKNKNLDLIVANDVAKPGIGFGSDSNEVTIIEKSGKMRQVPLLSKDEISNIILDSIKKILKKKRTKDDWY